The window TCTCCTTGCTTACTTGCTAAAGACCTTAGTTCCCTGTTATCTCAGGTTCTCCCATGTCTGTATAGAGGAAGTCTGTCTGTCATCTCTACTTTGGATTCCTTGCTAAGAACTAGAAATTGAACAAGTAAAGTGTTAAACCTTATTGAGCTTTTGTCTTTCTTGGGTGGGGGAGTGCAGACTGGAATACCCTAATTGTGGGAAAGCTTTCTCCGTGGATtcgtccagattcaaaagtggaAAAGATCCGCAGGAACTCTGAGGCGGTAAGACTGTTTGACCTCTCTGCTGGATATTTCTGAAAATTAGGTCTGTGATAGAGCTGGGTGGAGAGAGTGGTTCCCCTTCCCCCTGTAAATtggtaaatgaaaacaaatcaactGGTGTAAAGCTGTTTGGTTATTAGCTTTTAACCTTTTCCTCTTAATTTCTATTCTAGGCCATGTTGCAGGAACTGAATTTTGGTGCATATCTGGGTCTTCCAGCTTTCCTGCTTCCCCTTAATCAAGAAGATAACACCAACCTGGCCAGAATTTTGACCAATCACATCCACACTGGCCACCACTCCTCCATGGTATGGTATGGCTGAGGGGCTCCTTTCTTGCTGCATAGCATGGTAGTCAGGCTGTGCTAAGTACCTTCTTGTGCCTAGTCATTCAGTAAAGGGTGTATTTGGCAGAATTAAAACATCAGTATTTCCCACCTTCCCCATCTAAAAGTGGTGTGACGAGAGTTTCaaaacataatatataattatttccaGATACTTATAGTTAAATAGAAGACAAGGCAgactcagtacctgtagctcaagcggctaaggtgccagccacatacaccagagctggcaggttcaaacccagcctgggcctgccaaacaacaatgacaactacagccaaaaaatagctgggcgttgtggggggtacctgtagtcccagctacttgggaggctgaggcaagagaatcgcccaggagttggaagttgctgtgagctgtgacgccacagcactctacccagggtgacagcttgaggctctgtctcaaaataaataaataaataaaagacaaggcAGATATTTATGTAAGGATACATACAAGGTAGATGTATACATACATAACTACACAAGCACATAAAGAGATTGGTAAAAATATGTAAAGGGATTAACTTAAGGTCCAGATCAAGATGTTTTTAATTGGGAGAAACTTTGTAGACCAAATGAGTTCAAAGTAGATTTATAAAAGAGCACCTGTGTATTGTGTAGTTCTGGATGCGGGTACCCTTGGTGGCACCAGAAGACCTGAGAGATGATATAATTGAGAATGCACCAACTACACATACAGAAGAGTACAGTGGAGAGGAGAAGACATGGATGTGGTATGTCTCCCTTTACTGCTATAGCAGGGCAATGGGTAGGGTAAGGGTGAAAACTGAAAGGAGGTCTTCTTGAGCTATGGTGATAGGTGTGCCATATGTATTTGACtgtattcttctatttttttctgtatttgactCTTATAGGTGGCATAACTTCCGGACTTTGTGCGACTATAGCAAGAGAATTGCAGTGGGTAAGTCCACTAGGCTTCTGGAATAGCTTTCTTTTCTCTGACCTCCATGAATAAGAATCAGGAATTCCATGTATACTGAGCAATTTTGCTACTTTCCCTGTGCCTTGGATTGCCCtgctcttaaaaagaaataaacagctcTTGCATAAAGAAGCAAGGAAGGGCTTCTTGCCTGTCAGTGGTTGACAGTTCCTTATCTTCCCTTGTGTAGCTCTTGAAATTGGGGCTGACCTCCCATCTAATCATGTCATTGATCGTTGGCTTGGGGAGCCCATCAAAGCAGCCATTCTTCCTACCAGCATTTTCCTGACCAATAAGAAGGGATTTCCTGTTCTGTCTAAAATGCACCAGAGGCTTATCTTCCGGCTCCTCAAGGTTAGTGGTGAAAGGGTTCTAAAGGTGGTCCAGCCTTATTTATGTATGATGCTTTTTTCTTGTGGGGCTCTTTTCCTCTTTGGTTAACTGTAGCAAAGTTGGAGTTGAGAAAAGGGAAATGTCAGTAGGAGCCCCagaaaccttttttcttttgagacagagtctcattttgttgcccttggtaaagtgctgtggcatcacagctcacagcaacctcaaactcttgggctcaagtgattctgttgcctcagtttcccaagtagctgggactacaggtgcctgccataacctccacctatttttagagatggggccttgcttttgctcagtccagtcttgaactcatgagcttaagcaattcgcctatcttggcctcccagagtgctaggattacaggcatgagccactacacctggcctacttttttttgaaacagtctcagtcaccctggggtagagcaCGGCCcttgagtagagtactgtggcatcatagctcacagcaaactgaagactcttgggctcaagtaatccttttgcttcagcctcccaagtagctgggactataggtgccctccacaacactccGCTGTTTTTTAGAGTTGGGATCtcggttttgctcaggctgatctcaaacttttgaactcaagcaatccacttgcctcggccttccagagtgctaggattatagatgtgagtcacTGTACCCTGTCTAAAAGATTTCATTTAAGAAGTTACagcctgggaggtgcctgtggctcaaaggagtagggcgctggccctatataatggaggtggcgggttcaaacccagctccggccaaaaaaaaaagaaaaaacaacaacaaagttaCAGCCAGGATTTATGAGACTCTgagttgtttttttggtttttttttttttttggagacagagtctcactatgtcatccctggtagagtgccacggtgtcgcagctaacagcaacctcaaactcctgggcttacgtgattctcttacctcagcctcccaaatagctgggactatataggtggccaccacaatgcccaggtatttgttgttatagttgtcattgtttttagcaggcccaggctgggtttgaacccactagccccagtatatgcggccggtgccctaaccactgagctatgaacGCCAAGCCAAGGGGACTCTTTGAATTAAGATGATGCTTATATGTCATGAGAGCACTTTATAAGTTTATTGAAGCCTTGTGCTGCTCTTGTCAGTActccgtttccccgaaaataagacctacttacgggaaagataagatgtcccctgaaaataagacctagcgcatctttgggagcacaccttaaaataagacactgtcttattttcggggaaacagggtagtgggCTGGACATGAGGAAACTGTTGGACTGGGCCTTATTTTATGCTATGACTCTTTGGTTATTAACCATATCGCAGAATGTTGATTTGAGAGCTGTATCTGATGGTCTGACTTCTTTGACAGTTGGAGGTGCAGTTTATCATCACGGGCACCAACCACCACTCAGAGAAGGAGTTCTGCTCCTACCTCCAGTACTTAGAATACTTAAGCCAGAACCGTCCTCCACCCAATGCTTATGAACTCTTTGCCAAGGGCTATGAAGACTATCTGCAGTCTCCACTCCAGGTGGGTCTGGAGTACACTGAAAAGAGGAAAATGGGGGTGAAATATGTCTCTTGAGAGTACATACCCGCAAATCTTTTCCAAAGTTTGCAAAGCAATGAGAAGTTTTTGATGTTTTGGTGCATTGTCCTTTGCCAGAAACTGGCTAACTTactttgtgtttttcctctcattcTTCAGCCACTGATGGACAATCTGGAATCTCAGACATATGAAGTGTTTGAAAAAGACCCCATCAAATACTCTCAGTACCAGCAGGTAGAGTGTGGGATCCAGATTAGAGAAAACATACAGCCTATATGACCTGTGCAGAATGGGATTATAGCCATGATGTCTTCCTTCTCTACTTCCCCCAGGCCATCTATAAATGTCTGCTAGACCGAGTACCAGAAGAGGAAAAGGATACCAATGTCCAGTGAGTGCTTTCCTCTCTATCCTATGGTCTTGCGTGCCTATTTCTCTATATGCTGAGTTTGCTggactcttcctttttctttcttagggtACTAATGGTGCTGGGAGCAGGTCGGGGTCCCCTTGTGAATGCTTCCCTGCGGGCAGCCAAACAGGCTGACCGGCGGATAAAGCTGTACGCTGTAGAAAAGAACCCAAATGCGGTGGTGACGTGAGTAGCAACCAGCTTGTTGGAAAGTTTGTCCACTGccaaatttctttaacatctcTCCTTACCTTATCTTCTCTGTTTCAGGCTAGAGAACTGGCAGTATGAAGAATGGGGAAGCCAAGTGACAGTAGTCTCATCAGACATGAGGGAATGGGTGGCTCCAGAGAAAGCAGACATCATTGTTAGTGAGCTTCTGGGCTCTTTTGCTGACAATGAACTGTCACCTGAGTGCCTGGATGGAGCCCAGCATTTCTTAAAAGGTGCTTCCAGGTTTGGGTGTATAGAGAGGGTGATAGTGGTTGGTGCAGCAACCTGGAAGGAGGTTCTAGCGTTTAAGGGAAGATGGGTTGGACTTAGGTCAGATCAtatgagggttttttgttttgttttgttttttgagatagtctcactttgttgccctgggtagagtgccatggtgtcatagcgcacagcaacctcaaactcttgggcttaagcaattctcttgtctcagcctcctgagtagctgggacaatgggCACCCCtgacactcagctattttttatttttagtagagacagggtctcactcttgctcaggctgatcttgaacttgttaGCTCAACTAATCCACCTGCATgggcctctcaagagtgctagaattataggcctgagccatcatgcccttttttgttttcttttggtttttttagatagtctcactttgtttattaggctagagtgctatggcatcagcctagctcacagtaacctcaaattcttgggttcaagcaattctcctccaTTAGCTTTCTgtgtagctgggatttcaggtgcccactgtgacacccagctaatttttctttcttctttttttttgagacagagtttcattttgtcaacctcagtagagtgctgtggcatcacagctcacagcaacctcagacttgggctcaagcgattctcttgccttagcctcccaagtagctgggacttaaggtgcctgctacaatgcccagctattttttggttgcagttgttattgcttagcaggcccaggccaggcctgaacccactacttttggtgtatgtggttggtgccctactcactgagctacgggcgccgagcctttttttttttttttgagctcccacagagtctcactatgtcaccctcagtagggtgctgtggcgtcacagctcacagcaacctccaactcttgggcttaagccaggggtcctcaaactttttttttggccagggctgggtttgaacccaccacctccggcatatgggaccggtgccctactccttgagccacaggcgccgcccggtcctcaaactttttaaacagggggccagttcactgtccctcagatcgttagcgggccggactatagtttaaaaaaaaaaaactatgaacaaattcctattcacactgcacatatcttattttgaagtaaaaaaacaaaatgggaacaaatacagtcacaccaccgcatgtggcctgcgggccatggtttgaggacccttggcttaagtgattctcttgcctcaggctctcaaatagctgggaatatacaggtgcctgccacaacgcctggctatttttttgttgcagttgtttagctggccctggctgggtttgaacccaccagccttgcatgtggctggcacagagccaatttttctatttttagtatacagaggatctcactcttgttcaggctagtttctaactcctgagctcaagtgatcctcctactatggcttctcagagtgctaggactataggtatgagctaccatacctggccagGTCATAAGTGTTGGAATGCTACTGCTACACTGCCTCTGTGTCCTTAGCAAAAAGTCATACTCTAAACCTTAGTGTTTACATCTATACAATGAAGGGAGTGGACTCCCTGAGCTGACATAATACATATGTTGGGCTTAGTTTTCTTTAGGAACTTTTGTGGGGCTTTGacatcacaaaaatgaagaacCACTAGATCACTGGACAGACTCTTAGGTTCTTTCTATTTTAAACTTTGTAACTGTACAATTAACTCAGAAGTGGAATTCCCCCATGACAGAAATTGGAAACAGGTTGGCTTGGGAATGTGACAACATGGATCTGCCTCTTCTTGGCATGTCCATGCCTGTGTTGGTCTGTTTTGACGTGGGAGATTTAAACCTTCAGTTAATTTAGACATACCATTTACTTCCTTTGGAAATTAATTTGATCCTCCTGCTGTGTAGATGATGGTGTGAGCATTCCTGGGGAGTACACCTCCTTTCTGGCTCCCATCTCCTCCTCCAAGCTATACAATGAGGTTCGAGCCTGTCGGGAAAAGGACCGTGACCCTGAGGTAAAGAACTACTCTTTTGGAATGAAGTCGTCTTTAGccctcttctttttctgtatttgcttCAACTATTTTCTGCCATTGGAGACAATGAAGAGATGAAGAAGTTGGGGGTGAGGGAAAGTTTTTGAAGTAAAACTAtacttttataatcttttttctgTATCTCTTAAGCTTGAGTTTTTTCCTTGGGGAAGTAGGTATCTCTTGCCTATCTTTTCTAGCTCTTATTCTCTCTCACCTGGGACAGGCCCAGTTTGAGATGCCTTATGTGGTACGGCTGCACAACTTCCACCAGCTATCTGCACCCCAACCTTGTTTCACCTTCAGCCATCCCAACAGAGGTAGGTTTCTATATGGCTTTCCTCTGTCTAGAGGAGTATGAGCTCACCTTCCTGCTTTCTTCCCTTACTAAATCTGCCCTATTTAGGCTTCCTTCTTGGGTCTTGCTGATGATTTACCAAGTTGTCTAGGACTTCTGGCCCCTCATCACCCACATACTCTTTTCTGATAGATCCTATGATTGACAACAACCGCTACTGTACCTTGGAGTTTCCAGTGGAGGTGAACACGGTGCTGCATGGCTTTGCAGGCTACTTTGAGACTGTGCTTTATCAGGACATAACTCTGAGTGAGTGTCTAGGGCAGTTGAGGGCATGAGGTTGTGCTGCCAGGGCAGCttatatacatgtttttatttagaTTTATGGGATCCCCAAAGTCAATGAATGGAGATCTTTGATTACTTTTTCCATGACCAAAAAAGAGACCTTCCTAAACCCAACAAAATGCACAGTCATGgaaacttccatttttttcattattttgtccACACAGGTATCCGTCCAGAGACTCACTCTCCTGGGATGTTCTCCTGGTTTCCCATCCTCTTCCCTATTAAGGTAGGAATTACCTTTAAGACCCTGTAGATTAAGGAGTAACTTCTGCCGTTGGTGTTCTGCCTCTTTCCTTCTCCGAGGAAGATACTTGGCTATGACTCCTCTCATATGCGCTTGGATCCTAGTGATAGGTATTGGGATTATCTGCAGTGGGCTTCTACATGGCCTCTCCACATTTATTCTGGCTACTCTTCTGTCCATTCTCTACCTTGAGCAAgagtcatctttatttttatttatttatttatttattttgtggtttttttggccggggctgggtttgaacccgccacctctggcatatggaactggcaccctactccttgagccacaggcgccaccctatttttaacttctttttaagagatggggtcttactcttgcccaggctggagtacagtgagtACAGTtaactgtagcctcaaactc is drawn from Nycticebus coucang isolate mNycCou1 chromosome 6, mNycCou1.pri, whole genome shotgun sequence and contains these coding sequences:
- the PRMT5 gene encoding protein arginine N-methyltransferase 5 isoform X2, translated to MRGPNSGTERGRLVISKRQGFDFLCMPVFHPRFKREFTQEPAKNRPGPQTRSDLLLSGRDWNTLIVGKLSPWIRPDSKVEKIRRNSEAAMLQELNFGAYLGLPAFLLPLNQEDNTNLARILTNHIHTGHHSSMFWMRVPLVAPEDLRDDIIENAPTTHTEEYSGEEKTWMWWHNFRTLCDYSKRIAVALEIGADLPSNHVIDRWLGEPIKAAILPTSIFLTNKKGFPVLSKMHQRLIFRLLKLEVQFIITGTNHHSEKEFCSYLQYLEYLSQNRPPPNAYELFAKGYEDYLQSPLQPLMDNLESQTYEVFEKDPIKYSQYQQAIYKCLLDRVPEEEKDTNVQVLMVLGAGRGPLVNASLRAAKQADRRIKLYAVEKNPNAVVTLENWQYEEWGSQVTVVSSDMREWVAPEKADIIVSELLGSFADNELSPECLDGAQHFLKDDGVSIPGEYTSFLAPISSSKLYNEVRACREKDRDPEAQFEMPYVVRLHNFHQLSAPQPCFTFSHPNRDPMIDNNRYCTLEFPVEVNTVLHGFAGYFETVLYQDITLSIRPETHSPGMFSWFPILFPIKQPITVREGQTICVRFWRCSNSKKVWYEWAVTAPVCSAIHNPTGRSYTIGL
- the PRMT5 gene encoding protein arginine N-methyltransferase 5 isoform X1, which codes for MAAMAVGGAGGSRVSSGRDLNCVPEIADTLGAVAKQGFDFLCMPVFHPRFKREFTQEPAKNRPGPQTRSDLLLSGRDWNTLIVGKLSPWIRPDSKVEKIRRNSEAAMLQELNFGAYLGLPAFLLPLNQEDNTNLARILTNHIHTGHHSSMFWMRVPLVAPEDLRDDIIENAPTTHTEEYSGEEKTWMWWHNFRTLCDYSKRIAVALEIGADLPSNHVIDRWLGEPIKAAILPTSIFLTNKKGFPVLSKMHQRLIFRLLKLEVQFIITGTNHHSEKEFCSYLQYLEYLSQNRPPPNAYELFAKGYEDYLQSPLQPLMDNLESQTYEVFEKDPIKYSQYQQAIYKCLLDRVPEEEKDTNVQVLMVLGAGRGPLVNASLRAAKQADRRIKLYAVEKNPNAVVTLENWQYEEWGSQVTVVSSDMREWVAPEKADIIVSELLGSFADNELSPECLDGAQHFLKDDGVSIPGEYTSFLAPISSSKLYNEVRACREKDRDPEAQFEMPYVVRLHNFHQLSAPQPCFTFSHPNRDPMIDNNRYCTLEFPVEVNTVLHGFAGYFETVLYQDITLSIRPETHSPGMFSWFPILFPIKQPITVREGQTICVRFWRCSNSKKVWYEWAVTAPVCSAIHNPTGRSYTIGL
- the PRMT5 gene encoding protein arginine N-methyltransferase 5 isoform X3 — translated: MLQELNFGAYLGLPAFLLPLNQEDNTNLARILTNHIHTGHHSSMFWMRVPLVAPEDLRDDIIENAPTTHTEEYSGEEKTWMWWHNFRTLCDYSKRIAVALEIGADLPSNHVIDRWLGEPIKAAILPTSIFLTNKKGFPVLSKMHQRLIFRLLKLEVQFIITGTNHHSEKEFCSYLQYLEYLSQNRPPPNAYELFAKGYEDYLQSPLQPLMDNLESQTYEVFEKDPIKYSQYQQAIYKCLLDRVPEEEKDTNVQVLMVLGAGRGPLVNASLRAAKQADRRIKLYAVEKNPNAVVTLENWQYEEWGSQVTVVSSDMREWVAPEKADIIVSELLGSFADNELSPECLDGAQHFLKDDGVSIPGEYTSFLAPISSSKLYNEVRACREKDRDPEAQFEMPYVVRLHNFHQLSAPQPCFTFSHPNRDPMIDNNRYCTLEFPVEVNTVLHGFAGYFETVLYQDITLSIRPETHSPGMFSWFPILFPIKQPITVREGQTICVRFWRCSNSKKVWYEWAVTAPVCSAIHNPTGRSYTIGL